The Nocardia sp. NBC_01503 sequence CTGCGCTCTCTCGTCGGGTCCTACGCCGATTGCGGAATCCGCAATATCCTCGTCCTGCGCGGTGACCCGCCCGGCGACCCCCTCGGTCCCTGGAGCAAGCATCCCGAAGGCGTCGAATACGCCGAAGAGCTGGTCCGAATCGTCCGCGACCTGGGCGACTTCAACGTCGGTGTGGCATCCTTTCCCCAGGGCCACCACCGCTCACCCGACCTGGACGCCGACACGGCCTTCCTCGCCGCGAAACTCCGTGCGGGAGCGGACTATTCGATCACCCAAATGTTCTTCGACGTGGATGAGTACCTGCGCCTGCGCGACCGCCTCATCGCCCACGACCCCGTCGAAGGCGCGAAACCCATCATCCCCGAACTGATGCCGATCACCTCCCTGCGCACCGTGGCCCGCGCCGAGGAACTCAGCGGCCGCCCCGTCCCACCCCAGGTCCTGAAGCGCCTGCACCGCGCGGCCGGAACCGGCCCCGAAGAGGACAAGGCCGCGGTCCGCGCGGCCGGCATCGAAATCGCCACCGAAATGGCGGAGCGCCTCACCGCCGAAGGCGCCCCCTGCCTCCACTTCATCACCCTCAACTTCGCCAAAGCCACCGGCGAAGTCCTCGACAACCTCGGCTACCGCTCGACCGCCACCCCACTCAGCGCCTGACGGCCCGCCGACATCGCTGCCCGGCGCACGATATGGATGAATCGTTCGGGCAACCGCGCCGAGGTGCTGGACGGTCTCGAACGGCTTCGGTCCTTCGCTGACCGATGACGTTGTTCGACAGTGGGATTCGGGTCAGCGGGCGGAGAGGTGGTAGCGGAGCAGGACTGCCAGTTGGGTTCTGGCGGAGTCGAAGGGGTGGGTGGACTTGAGGGCGCGCGGTCCAGCGGTCATTACTCGGCATGGTCCTCGTTGTACTT is a genomic window containing:
- a CDS encoding methylenetetrahydrofolate reductase — its product is MKSLRAHSGPRVPFSVEFNPPRDAAGEARLWRAVREFERMHPAFVSMTYGAGGSTKDRTARITGQLARETTLLPVAHLTAVGHSIAELRSLVGSYADCGIRNILVLRGDPPGDPLGPWSKHPEGVEYAEELVRIVRDLGDFNVGVASFPQGHHRSPDLDADTAFLAAKLRAGADYSITQMFFDVDEYLRLRDRLIAHDPVEGAKPIIPELMPITSLRTVARAEELSGRPVPPQVLKRLHRAAGTGPEEDKAAVRAAGIEIATEMAERLTAEGAPCLHFITLNFAKATGEVLDNLGYRSTATPLSA